In a genomic window of Streptomyces sp. SJL17-4:
- a CDS encoding RICIN domain-containing protein, whose translation MPTPHSRLAGALVAAALVVTGGGTLATPSASATPLAPATIPALATTPASATSPASAASAAPSAVGYTVTVGAKGSWTHPDDTPAGTYIDKDGTFYFQQAHALYGANDPRKWTFYTGTNFDTATRSGAISDAVNPSNPNDRNSDTTWRCNNSPTGLESTQAPSTGSYAHRNYCDLAGVWVDPDTGDWYGLVHNEFTPQPFGDGIHYDGIDYAVSKDQGRTWTIKDHVITSHHSTRRGDTAAFPQQTYHYGTGDQRLFVDTASGYFYAFYGSRIVNKGGGWAAFYGHVARAPISSKMAPGSWRKWYDGAWSQPGVGGRESTMVPVGSGSTTGYTPPSKEYDPANGGTVSQQVAAGLTPPTSPLFVMDITYNAHLGLYIGQPQAVDQSGNASQEIYATDNLATQRWFRLGDTGSYKNASWYRWFLDSGNKTASGIVGKNFRSYCSFGCSAGTSSEYVNLTIGTTAPAAPVDTTKAYRISSAGGRVLAQVSGGSATTSLAAATGSGLESWIFTPNGDGSHRIANSATGQLLGVAATSTATRAWGTKPTVTAAPTGGPTVGQQWFVLRSTSPTDGTATGTYKIVNRYSGLVIGLSADSGRLAESTPTRTWSNTTGNAVGGTRTAGEQILTLTPTGQVPETVTVTHPGNRTTTLNKAVSLQLEAVDSAGKPLTFTATGLPAGLSISTGGLITGTPTTAGTSTVTVTASSGSATGTATFTWAVTASLEGVHTLTAAGKALDNPDHSTTAGTRLITWAPTGGLNQKWSFTQQTDGTYELRNSESGLCADVEGGSTGAGTNIIQWTCTKGANQRWNITRQAAGTYTVASAASGLLLTTASPADGALVTQQPDTGASLQRWTID comes from the coding sequence ATGCCCACTCCGCACAGCAGACTGGCCGGGGCGCTCGTCGCCGCCGCGCTGGTCGTCACCGGCGGCGGCACGCTGGCCACGCCCTCTGCGTCCGCCACACCCCTTGCGCCCGCGACAATCCCTGCGCTCGCGACAACCCCTGCGTCCGCGACATCCCCTGCGTCCGCCGCCTCCGCGGCACCGAGCGCCGTCGGCTACACCGTCACCGTCGGTGCCAAGGGCTCGTGGACCCACCCCGACGACACCCCCGCCGGGACGTACATCGACAAGGACGGCACCTTCTACTTCCAGCAGGCGCACGCGCTGTACGGCGCGAACGATCCCCGCAAGTGGACCTTCTACACGGGGACGAACTTCGACACCGCCACCCGGTCCGGTGCGATCAGCGACGCGGTGAACCCGTCCAACCCCAACGACCGTAACAGTGACACCACTTGGCGCTGCAACAACAGCCCGACGGGCCTGGAGTCCACCCAGGCGCCCTCCACCGGTTCCTACGCGCACCGCAACTACTGCGACCTCGCCGGTGTCTGGGTCGACCCGGACACCGGTGACTGGTACGGACTCGTGCACAACGAGTTCACCCCGCAGCCCTTCGGCGACGGCATCCACTACGACGGCATCGACTACGCCGTCTCCAAGGACCAGGGACGTACGTGGACCATCAAGGACCACGTCATCACCTCGCACCACAGCACCAGGCGCGGCGACACCGCTGCCTTCCCGCAGCAGACCTACCACTACGGCACCGGTGACCAGCGTCTGTTCGTCGACACGGCGTCCGGCTACTTCTACGCCTTCTACGGCTCCCGGATCGTGAACAAGGGCGGCGGCTGGGCCGCGTTCTACGGGCACGTCGCCCGAGCTCCGATCTCGTCGAAGATGGCTCCCGGATCCTGGCGGAAGTGGTACGACGGCGCCTGGTCCCAGCCCGGCGTCGGGGGCCGGGAGAGCACCATGGTCCCGGTCGGCTCCGGCAGCACGACGGGCTACACGCCGCCGTCGAAGGAGTACGACCCGGCCAACGGCGGCACCGTGAGCCAGCAGGTGGCCGCCGGCCTGACGCCCCCGACGTCCCCGTTGTTCGTCATGGACATCACGTACAACGCCCATCTCGGCCTGTACATCGGCCAGCCGCAGGCGGTCGACCAGAGCGGGAACGCCTCCCAGGAGATCTACGCCACCGACAACCTGGCCACCCAGCGGTGGTTCCGCCTCGGTGACACCGGCAGCTACAAGAACGCGTCCTGGTACCGCTGGTTCCTCGACAGCGGCAACAAGACCGCTTCCGGGATCGTCGGCAAGAACTTCCGCTCGTACTGCTCCTTCGGCTGTTCCGCCGGCACCAGCAGCGAGTACGTCAACCTGACGATCGGCACCACCGCGCCGGCGGCCCCCGTCGACACGACCAAGGCGTACCGCATCTCCAGTGCCGGAGGACGCGTCCTGGCCCAGGTATCCGGCGGCTCGGCCACCACCTCGCTCGCCGCCGCCACCGGTTCCGGTCTCGAATCGTGGATCTTCACCCCGAACGGCGACGGCTCCCACCGCATCGCCAACTCGGCCACCGGGCAGCTCCTCGGGGTGGCCGCCACCTCCACCGCCACACGAGCCTGGGGCACCAAGCCCACCGTCACCGCCGCCCCGACCGGCGGCCCCACCGTCGGACAGCAGTGGTTCGTCCTTCGGAGCACCTCGCCCACCGACGGCACCGCCACTGGCACGTACAAGATCGTCAACCGCTACAGCGGACTCGTCATCGGCCTCTCCGCCGACTCCGGTCGGCTCGCCGAGTCCACGCCCACCCGTACGTGGAGCAACACCACGGGCAACGCGGTCGGCGGCACCCGGACGGCGGGGGAGCAGATCCTGACACTGACCCCGACCGGCCAGGTCCCCGAGACGGTGACGGTCACCCACCCGGGCAACCGGACGACCACCCTGAACAAGGCCGTCTCCCTCCAGTTGGAAGCCGTCGACTCCGCGGGCAAGCCCCTGACCTTCACCGCCACCGGCCTGCCCGCCGGTCTGTCCATCAGCACCGGGGGGCTGATCACCGGCACCCCCACCACGGCGGGCACCTCCACGGTCACCGTCACCGCGTCCTCCGGCAGCGCCACCGGCACGGCCACGTTCACCTGGGCGGTCACGGCCTCCCTCGAAGGGGTCCACACCCTCACCGCCGCGGGCAAGGCACTCGACAACCCCGACCACAGCACCACGGCCGGCACCCGGCTCATCACCTGGGCGCCGACCGGCGGCCTCAACCAGAAGTGGAGCTTCACCCAGCAGACCGACGGCACCTACGAACTCAGGAACAGTGAGTCCGGGCTGTGCGCCGACGTCGAGGGCGGCTCCACCGGCGCGGGGACGAACATCATCCAGTGGACCTGCACCAAGGGAGCCAACCAGCGCTGGAACATCACCCGTCAGGCCGCCGGCACCTACACCGTCGCTTCCGCGGCGAGCGGGCTGCTCCTGACCACCGCCTCCCCCGCCGACGGAGCCCTCGTCACCCAGCAGCCCGACACCGGCGCGTCGCTTCAGCGGTGGACCATCGACTGA
- a CDS encoding CHAT domain-containing protein — protein MAVTRRDDLLRALAARVLLFRTNMDAAAVLAPEALGMARELMRHVPDPSADLEAVLTLADLHRCRSVLLGDEEGREDAAIATALERYAGQRQTRPDPGAAAEGARLAALHERARESLMAAERLRDRGRLDHAIRDCEAAVNGTPVHIRPLRASALALQGTALRLRYEREGRSEDLDAAVTALREAEAAAGTGHPERSLVLSALCAALRERYERRGALDDVMDAVRIGRAAVEEGGTEDRGGRLHNLGLALRQRYERTGDAKDLVAALAAHREAVALTPPGHRDHALLQQGLANALRVQHERTAADADLRARDDALEAAVEAAEREAAVEAAEREAAVRAAEREAGAEAASRHATGTEDGGGTPGKPSRAGALLNLAVALTERYRLTGDARDADRAERLLRTAADTLPSGHPLYAGLQYQLGLVLAARGRPEARTALRDAALHPAAAPLTRLRAAHAWGWDAMTARRPEEAATAYGHALAQLPALASRHLPLADAERALAESRGIAGEAAACALAAGDPALALRLLESGRGLLLGQGLGHHDDLARLRVQDPRTADRLARLRTRLDTEGAADSRDGVAAAEERRASASEWDRTLAAVRRLDGFEDFMLPPDTDRLLTEGADGPVVLVNVSRFRCDALAITAGGLRAIPLPRLQLSEVADRTTVFLTALERLRAADGDDDLMAGPAAEDEIDAHLGWLWDTITGPVLDALGITETPAGDPPPRVWWIPTGPLAFLPLHAAGHHRAADGRTVLDRTVPSYAPTVRALAAGRRPAPASPPSYLVVAVPEAPGARPLPGAAGEGVAVAGALPGALLLSGEAATRDAVVSALADRTWLHFSGHGTSEPLTAVGSRLLVHDHLDHPLTVAGLSRLDLSGAELAYLSACGTARSGFTAMDEGLHLAGGLQLAGFRHVVGTLWEIDDTMSVRIAEQVYTGLGAPRPVADRAPYAVREAVRGVRDRYPLTPSLWAAHIHVGP, from the coding sequence ATGGCGGTCACGAGGCGGGACGATCTGCTGCGAGCCCTGGCGGCGCGGGTGCTGCTGTTCCGGACGAACATGGACGCAGCTGCGGTTCTCGCCCCTGAAGCCCTGGGGATGGCAAGGGAGTTGATGCGTCATGTGCCCGACCCGTCGGCCGACCTCGAAGCCGTCCTGACCCTCGCCGACCTCCATCGGTGCCGGAGCGTGCTCCTCGGCGACGAGGAGGGCCGGGAGGACGCCGCCATCGCCACAGCCCTCGAACGGTACGCCGGTCAGCGGCAGACGCGACCCGACCCCGGGGCCGCGGCGGAGGGTGCCCGGTTGGCCGCGCTCCACGAGCGGGCCAGGGAGAGCCTCATGGCAGCCGAACGCCTGCGTGACCGTGGGCGGTTGGACCACGCGATCCGGGACTGTGAAGCCGCCGTCAACGGAACTCCCGTGCACATCCGTCCGCTTCGGGCCTCCGCCCTGGCCCTTCAGGGCACGGCCCTGCGCCTCCGGTACGAGCGCGAGGGCAGGTCCGAGGACCTCGACGCCGCCGTCACCGCCCTGCGCGAGGCCGAGGCGGCGGCGGGCACCGGCCATCCCGAGCGGAGCCTCGTCCTGAGTGCCCTGTGTGCCGCGCTGCGGGAGCGGTACGAACGCCGCGGCGCCCTCGACGACGTGATGGACGCGGTACGGATCGGCAGGGCGGCCGTCGAGGAGGGCGGGACGGAAGACCGTGGCGGCCGGTTGCACAACCTCGGCCTCGCCCTGCGGCAGCGCTACGAACGGACCGGTGACGCGAAGGACCTCGTGGCGGCCCTCGCCGCCCACCGGGAGGCCGTCGCCCTGACCCCGCCGGGCCACCGCGACCACGCCCTCCTTCAGCAGGGACTCGCCAACGCCTTGCGCGTCCAGCACGAACGCACCGCCGCCGACGCGGACCTGCGGGCACGCGACGACGCCCTGGAAGCGGCCGTGGAGGCGGCGGAGCGGGAGGCGGCCGTGGAGGCGGCGGAGCGGGAGGCGGCCGTGAGGGCGGCGGAGCGGGAAGCGGGAGCGGAGGCCGCGTCGCGGCACGCGACCGGGACGGAGGACGGCGGCGGGACCCCCGGCAAACCCTCCAGGGCGGGCGCCCTGCTCAACCTCGCCGTCGCCCTGACCGAGCGCTACCGGCTCACGGGAGACGCACGGGACGCGGACCGCGCCGAGCGCCTGCTCCGCACCGCGGCCGACACGCTGCCGTCCGGTCACCCCCTGTACGCCGGCCTCCAGTACCAGCTCGGCCTCGTGCTGGCCGCGCGAGGGCGCCCCGAAGCCCGTACCGCGCTGCGCGACGCGGCCCTCCACCCCGCGGCCGCGCCCCTGACGCGGCTGCGCGCGGCACACGCCTGGGGGTGGGACGCGATGACGGCGCGTCGGCCCGAGGAGGCCGCCACCGCCTACGGCCACGCCCTGGCCCAGCTCCCCGCGCTCGCCTCCCGACACCTCCCCCTCGCCGACGCGGAACGCGCGCTCGCCGAGAGCCGGGGCATCGCCGGGGAGGCGGCGGCCTGTGCGCTCGCCGCCGGAGACCCGGCCCTCGCCCTGCGTCTCCTGGAGTCGGGACGCGGCCTCCTCCTCGGGCAGGGGCTCGGCCACCACGACGACCTGGCGCGGCTGCGCGTCCAGGACCCCCGTACCGCCGACCGGCTCGCCCGGCTGCGTACCCGGCTGGACACCGAAGGCGCGGCCGACTCCCGGGACGGAGTCGCGGCCGCCGAGGAACGCCGTGCGTCGGCCTCGGAATGGGACCGGACCCTGGCCGCCGTCCGGCGCCTCGACGGCTTCGAGGACTTCATGCTCCCGCCGGACACCGACAGGCTCCTCACCGAAGGCGCCGACGGACCCGTCGTCCTCGTCAACGTCAGCCGCTTCCGCTGTGACGCCCTGGCGATCACGGCCGGAGGGCTGCGCGCCATCCCGCTGCCAAGGCTCCAGCTGTCCGAGGTGGCCGACCGGACCACCGTCTTCCTCACCGCCCTCGAACGGCTCCGGGCCGCGGACGGAGACGACGACCTGATGGCCGGACCGGCCGCCGAGGACGAGATCGACGCGCACCTCGGATGGCTGTGGGACACCATCACCGGGCCGGTGCTCGACGCCCTCGGCATCACGGAGACGCCCGCCGGCGATCCGCCGCCGCGGGTGTGGTGGATCCCCACCGGCCCGCTGGCCTTCCTGCCGCTGCACGCCGCAGGACACCACCGCGCGGCCGACGGCCGCACCGTCCTCGACCGGACCGTGCCGTCGTACGCCCCCACCGTCCGCGCGCTCGCCGCGGGACGCCGTCCCGCCCCCGCGTCCCCGCCCTCCTACCTGGTGGTCGCCGTGCCCGAGGCGCCGGGGGCACGGCCGCTGCCCGGAGCGGCCGGGGAAGGCGTCGCCGTCGCCGGAGCACTGCCCGGCGCCCTGCTGCTCAGTGGTGAGGCCGCCACCAGGGATGCCGTCGTCTCCGCCCTCGCCGACCGCACCTGGCTGCACTTCTCCGGCCACGGCACCTCCGAGCCGCTCACGGCCGTGGGCAGCAGACTGCTGGTCCACGACCACCTCGACCACCCGTTGACCGTGGCGGGCCTCTCCCGCCTCGACCTGTCCGGCGCGGAACTGGCGTACCTGTCCGCCTGCGGCACGGCCCGGTCCGGCTTCACGGCCATGGACGAGGGGCTCCACCTCGCGGGCGGGCTGCAACTCGCGGGGTTCCGCCATGTGGTGGGAACACTCTGGGAGATCGACGACACCATGTCCGTACGGATCGCCGAGCAGGTCTACACCGGGCTGGGGGCACCGCGCCCGGTGGCGGACCGGGCGCCGTACGCGGTGCGTGAGGCCGTGCGCGGCGTACGCGACCGGTACCCCCTCACCCCGTCCCTGTGGGCCGCCCACATCCATGTCGGCCCCTGA
- a CDS encoding tetratricopeptide repeat protein, protein MDELVRAAYEEGAPIPEELAAEAASAGNVRAMTVYGIGLGNRGAVEEAEEWLRRARAAGDQMAALALGTLSMDRGEFEAAERYFRPVAETGHVGARQALAELRAMRAAAARSAPVPPPRAPESAPAAAPAPAAESAVEWAEQLLLLHPDDEHHPHAQLAMAVLRAHEGDGTGARRHFAAALASGDPEVLFWISRMHVAEDGLHGAREHIRRAADAGHATSQHTMGVLLAEEGDTARAEHYYRLAADAGHTDSYANLGVLLRGRGDLDGAESYYRKAIEAGDAGGMNNLGNLLRQRGDLAGAERWWREAAEAGVTDALVSYGAVLAERGDWDAAEPLWRRAAEEGHAAARLNLVQALVRTGRTEEAERWLRSVDPAASHSSAPAPSGSRGAGAPEGPAADGQPGPDLAAVADWLRGPARAGDEDARATLDLLDGEPGTR, encoded by the coding sequence TTGGACGAGCTGGTCCGGGCGGCGTACGAGGAAGGCGCCCCGATCCCGGAGGAACTCGCCGCGGAGGCAGCGAGCGCGGGCAACGTGCGGGCGATGACCGTCTACGGCATCGGGCTCGGCAACCGGGGAGCCGTCGAGGAGGCCGAGGAGTGGCTCCGGCGCGCCCGGGCCGCAGGCGATCAGATGGCCGCCCTGGCACTCGGAACGCTGTCCATGGACCGAGGGGAGTTCGAAGCGGCGGAACGATACTTCCGGCCGGTGGCCGAGACCGGCCACGTAGGCGCCCGGCAAGCCCTGGCCGAACTGCGGGCCATGCGAGCGGCCGCGGCCCGTAGCGCGCCGGTGCCGCCGCCGAGGGCGCCGGAGTCCGCTCCCGCGGCGGCCCCCGCCCCCGCCGCGGAGTCCGCCGTCGAATGGGCCGAACAACTGCTCCTCCTCCACCCGGACGACGAGCACCACCCGCACGCGCAGCTGGCCATGGCGGTGCTCCGGGCCCACGAGGGCGACGGGACAGGCGCCCGCCGCCACTTCGCCGCCGCCCTCGCCTCCGGCGATCCCGAAGTCCTCTTCTGGATCTCCCGGATGCACGTGGCCGAGGACGGTCTCCACGGCGCGCGGGAGCACATCCGGCGGGCGGCCGACGCCGGACACGCGACGTCCCAGCACACCATGGGCGTGCTCCTGGCCGAGGAGGGCGACACGGCACGGGCGGAGCACTACTACCGGCTCGCCGCCGATGCCGGTCACACCGACTCCTACGCCAACCTCGGCGTCCTGCTCCGCGGCCGGGGTGACCTCGACGGAGCGGAGTCGTACTACCGCAAGGCCATCGAGGCGGGCGACGCCGGAGGCATGAACAACCTCGGCAACCTGTTGCGCCAACGCGGTGACCTGGCAGGCGCCGAACGGTGGTGGCGCGAAGCGGCCGAGGCGGGCGTCACGGACGCGCTCGTCAGCTACGGCGCCGTCCTCGCCGAGCGCGGCGACTGGGACGCCGCCGAGCCCCTCTGGCGTCGAGCCGCCGAAGAGGGACACGCCGCGGCGCGGCTCAACCTCGTCCAGGCGCTGGTGCGTACGGGCCGGACGGAGGAGGCCGAACGCTGGCTGCGTTCCGTCGACCCCGCCGCCTCGCACTCCTCCGCACCCGCCCCCTCCGGCTCCCGCGGTGCCGGTGCGCCGGAAGGACCGGCTGCCGACGGGCAGCCGGGGCCCGACCTCGCGGCGGTGGCCGACTGGCTCAGGGGCCCGGCCCGCGCGGGCGACGAGGATGCCCGCGCCACGCTCGACCTCCTGGACGGCGAACCCGGCACCCGCTGA
- a CDS encoding GNAT family N-acetyltransferase encodes MSELRTERLVLRLWRDSDREPWAAMNADPEVRKYLGGPQTREQSDAALAGMRADFHERGFGWWALEARETGRFIGRVGLDVVGPDMPFAGVDIGWRLTRSAWGHGYATEAALACLAFGFETLGLPEVLASTTVENLRSQAVMRRIGMTRDPADDFEDPSVPEGPLRPCVLYRISRTSAHGLRTASPGRS; translated from the coding sequence ATGTCAGAGCTGCGTACCGAACGTCTCGTGCTCCGCTTGTGGAGGGATTCCGACCGCGAACCGTGGGCGGCCATGAACGCCGACCCCGAAGTCCGGAAGTATTTGGGGGGACCGCAGACGCGGGAGCAGAGCGACGCCGCTCTGGCCGGCATGCGGGCCGACTTCCACGAGCGAGGTTTCGGGTGGTGGGCGCTCGAAGCACGCGAGACCGGTCGGTTCATCGGCCGCGTCGGCTTGGACGTGGTGGGCCCGGACATGCCCTTCGCGGGGGTGGACATCGGGTGGCGGCTGACCCGTTCGGCATGGGGTCACGGTTACGCCACCGAGGCGGCCCTGGCCTGCCTGGCCTTCGGTTTCGAGACCCTCGGCCTGCCGGAGGTGCTTGCGTCGACGACCGTCGAGAACCTCCGCTCCCAGGCGGTGATGCGCCGGATCGGCATGACCCGCGACCCGGCCGACGACTTCGAGGACCCGAGCGTGCCCGAAGGACCGCTTCGCCCGTGTGTGCTCTACCGGATCTCCCGCACGTCTGCTCACGGCCTGCGGACGGCGTCACCGGGGCGCTCGTAG
- a CDS encoding VWA domain-containing protein — translation MTDADYDNRRQVLYWRLLARLFDPEEQAALEAASLAVVEDIGLPSALLDPGASVDSVVQRHPELAEEFDGLMTPEPEPDGARDRAAEVRRAALASKLLLNVFSTGSGTVSAGQLARWQSDAGWLERSLGCPPGGLRGDRGAGAVDGGGAGLELGAVEAELVRRMHLREVLADPALAARLTPSMSLIEQLLRDKGNLSGIALANAKSLIRRYVDEVAQVLRTQVEKATVGELDRSVPPKRVFRNLDLDRTIWKNLTNWSPEEERLYVDRLYYRHTVRRTTPQRLIVVVDQSGSMVDSMVNCTILASIFAGLPKVDVHLIAYDTRAIDLTPWVHDPFDVLLRTNLGGGNDGPVAMAMARPKIAEPKNTVMVWISDFYEFDRSQPLFEGIEAVHRSGVRFIPVGSVTSSGRQEVNPWFRERFKALGTPVVSGHINKLVHELKTFLT, via the coding sequence ATGACCGACGCCGATTACGACAACCGCCGCCAGGTCCTCTACTGGCGCCTGCTCGCCCGGCTCTTCGACCCCGAGGAGCAGGCCGCCCTGGAAGCGGCGAGCCTCGCCGTCGTCGAGGACATCGGCCTGCCGTCCGCGCTGCTCGACCCGGGCGCGTCCGTGGACTCCGTCGTGCAGCGCCATCCCGAACTGGCCGAAGAGTTCGACGGGTTGATGACCCCGGAGCCCGAGCCGGACGGCGCCCGCGACCGGGCGGCCGAGGTGCGGCGCGCGGCGCTCGCGTCGAAGCTGCTGCTCAACGTCTTCTCCACCGGATCGGGGACGGTCTCCGCCGGACAGCTGGCCCGCTGGCAGTCGGACGCCGGCTGGCTGGAGCGGTCGCTCGGCTGCCCGCCCGGCGGGCTGCGCGGCGACCGTGGCGCCGGGGCCGTCGACGGCGGCGGCGCGGGTCTCGAACTCGGCGCCGTCGAGGCCGAGCTCGTCCGCCGGATGCACCTGCGTGAAGTACTGGCCGATCCCGCGCTCGCCGCCCGGCTCACCCCCAGCATGTCCCTGATCGAGCAGCTCCTGCGCGACAAGGGAAACCTGTCCGGCATCGCCCTCGCCAACGCCAAGTCCCTCATCCGGCGTTACGTCGACGAGGTCGCCCAGGTGCTCCGCACCCAGGTGGAGAAGGCCACCGTCGGCGAGCTCGACCGCTCCGTCCCGCCCAAGCGGGTCTTCCGCAACCTCGACCTCGACCGCACCATCTGGAAGAACCTCACCAACTGGAGCCCGGAGGAGGAGCGGCTCTACGTCGACCGCCTCTACTACCGGCACACCGTCCGCCGGACCACACCGCAACGGCTCATCGTCGTCGTGGACCAGTCCGGCTCCATGGTCGACTCGATGGTCAACTGCACCATCCTCGCCTCGATCTTCGCCGGGCTGCCGAAGGTGGACGTCCACCTCATCGCGTACGACACCCGCGCGATCGACCTGACTCCCTGGGTGCACGACCCGTTCGACGTGCTCCTGCGCACCAACCTCGGCGGCGGCAACGACGGACCCGTCGCGATGGCCATGGCCAGACCGAAGATCGCTGAGCCGAAGAACACCGTCATGGTGTGGATCTCCGACTTCTACGAGTTCGACCGCTCACAGCCACTGTTCGAGGGCATCGAGGCGGTCCACCGGTCCGGGGTGCGGTTCATCCCCGTCGGCTCGGTGACCAGCTCCGGACGTCAGGAGGTCAACCCCTGGTTCCGGGAGCGGTTCAAGGCGCTCGGAACCCCGGTGGTCTCCGGCCACATCAACAAGCTCGTGCACGAACTCAAGACCTTCCTCACCTGA
- a CDS encoding AAA family ATPase: MSDLLRAPAEIKYAEELDWLESIDDNPKPFSWRLSPKMVRLFILGSERADGLDREVTQKWFGDRSFVERSIVTLASDRGLLLIGDPGTGKSWLAELLSAAISRNSTQVVQGTAGTTEDHIKYSWNVSMVIAKGQSRESMIPSPIMTAMETGTIGRFEELTRSTSDVQDALISILSEKYISVPELDSAGGENIVFAQPGFSVIATANSRDRGVNDLSSALKRRFNFVRIPVVTNKKSEAEIVRFRTEELLRRHSIELDVPPTLLDVLLQSFADLRASAAAAGSDDEKLESALSTAEQIGVLEDAVLHSDFFGERTLTARALAASLVGTLARREPEDLAILNKYLHGVVEPRGKEQGGSWPEFLEGGREAIAKLA; the protein is encoded by the coding sequence ATGTCCGACCTGCTCCGCGCCCCCGCCGAGATCAAGTACGCCGAGGAACTCGACTGGCTCGAGTCGATCGACGACAACCCCAAGCCGTTCTCGTGGCGTCTCTCCCCGAAGATGGTCCGCCTCTTCATCCTCGGCTCCGAGCGCGCCGACGGCCTGGACCGGGAGGTGACGCAGAAGTGGTTCGGCGACCGCAGCTTCGTCGAGCGGTCCATCGTCACCCTCGCCTCCGACCGCGGCCTGCTCCTGATCGGAGACCCCGGCACCGGAAAGAGCTGGCTCGCCGAACTCCTCTCCGCCGCGATCAGCCGCAACTCCACCCAGGTCGTGCAGGGCACCGCGGGCACGACCGAGGACCACATCAAGTACTCCTGGAACGTCTCGATGGTCATCGCCAAGGGCCAGTCCCGCGAGTCGATGATCCCCTCACCGATCATGACCGCGATGGAGACCGGCACCATCGGCCGCTTCGAGGAGCTCACCCGCTCCACCAGCGACGTCCAGGACGCGCTCATCTCGATCCTCTCCGAGAAGTACATCTCGGTCCCCGAACTCGACAGCGCCGGCGGCGAGAACATCGTCTTCGCCCAGCCGGGCTTCTCCGTCATCGCCACCGCCAACAGCCGTGACCGCGGAGTCAATGACCTGTCGTCCGCGCTCAAGCGCCGGTTCAACTTCGTCCGCATCCCGGTCGTGACGAACAAGAAGAGCGAGGCGGAGATCGTCCGTTTCCGCACCGAGGAACTGCTGCGCCGGCACTCGATCGAGCTGGACGTGCCGCCCACCCTCCTCGACGTCCTCCTCCAGAGCTTCGCCGACCTCCGTGCCTCCGCCGCCGCGGCCGGGAGCGACGACGAGAAGCTGGAGTCCGCCCTGTCCACCGCCGAGCAGATCGGCGTCCTGGAGGACGCGGTCCTGCACAGCGACTTCTTCGGCGAGCGCACGCTGACGGCCCGCGCCCTCGCCGCCTCCCTGGTCGGTACGCTCGCCCGCCGCGAGCCGGAGGACCTGGCCATCCTCAACAAGTACCTGCACGGTGTCGTCGAGCCGCGCGGCAAGGAGCAGGGCGGCTCCTGGCCCGAGTTCCTGGAGGGCGGCCGCGAAGCGATCGCCAAGCTGGCATGA